A region from the Pontixanthobacter aestiaquae genome encodes:
- a CDS encoding cyanophycinase, with translation MGQSFTKAGRLLAVTIGLALALTSATAAPADAHEMAQNDTRANAQAKAGQLIIVGGGLDPTNAAIFKALLDARPAGKKTVAIIPAASGSPAGSAKRFAENLQRHGLDEDNIVTIRLAVKDDPNTRGVDESRWAGNAGRKSEIAKLEEAGAIWFTGGDQARIVQSLLNSDGSETPMLAAIHHHHATGTAIGGTSAGAAMMSTMMLLQGDTPGALLPDGSGEKLALGRGLGFFRHGLVDQHFGERARLGRLALALGMIPAVKRIGFGIDEDTAFIIDHATMRGTVAGSGYVTILDARSARFDIGKRIGISGLTVGIASSGDSVNLSLSSISSADYKRSVIGREYFDRPQVVGGGMAVSGTSLAEVIGEGLVDNKAADSTEKLSFISEYGLNYQFGQTDKSQGWWGRDASGTARYTVTNVAFDIVPVRVTVKKEITQ, from the coding sequence ATGGGTCAGTCTTTCACCAAGGCAGGACGCTTGCTGGCCGTCACTATCGGATTGGCGCTGGCATTGACTTCTGCAACAGCAGCACCAGCCGATGCTCATGAAATGGCACAGAACGACACAAGGGCCAACGCACAGGCCAAAGCAGGCCAATTGATAATTGTCGGTGGTGGGCTTGATCCCACAAATGCAGCAATCTTCAAGGCTCTTCTGGATGCACGGCCAGCGGGTAAAAAGACGGTAGCAATCATCCCCGCAGCCTCTGGTAGTCCCGCAGGGTCAGCCAAGCGTTTTGCCGAAAACTTGCAACGGCATGGGCTGGATGAAGACAACATCGTAACCATCCGGCTGGCAGTTAAAGATGACCCCAACACGCGCGGTGTGGATGAAAGCCGCTGGGCGGGAAATGCCGGCCGGAAAAGTGAGATCGCCAAATTGGAGGAAGCCGGGGCGATATGGTTCACGGGTGGTGATCAAGCCCGGATCGTGCAATCGCTTCTTAACAGTGACGGTAGCGAAACGCCGATGCTGGCCGCAATCCACCACCATCATGCCACAGGAACGGCGATCGGCGGAACTTCGGCCGGTGCAGCGATGATGAGCACAATGATGCTGCTGCAGGGCGATACACCAGGGGCTCTATTGCCCGATGGCAGCGGGGAGAAGCTCGCGCTTGGTCGCGGATTAGGATTCTTTCGCCATGGGCTGGTGGATCAGCATTTTGGCGAACGGGCGCGCCTGGGCCGTTTGGCATTAGCACTTGGCATGATACCGGCTGTGAAGCGCATTGGCTTCGGCATTGATGAAGACACTGCGTTCATCATCGATCACGCGACTATGCGCGGCACAGTCGCCGGCAGCGGCTACGTCACAATCCTTGATGCACGATCCGCCCGCTTCGACATCGGCAAGCGCATTGGTATATCCGGATTGACCGTCGGAATTGCGAGCAGCGGAGACTCGGTCAATCTGTCGCTTAGCTCCATATCGTCGGCGGATTACAAACGGTCTGTAATTGGCCGGGAATATTTTGATCGCCCACAGGTTGTAGGTGGCGGGATGGCCGTTTCCGGAACATCGTTGGCAGAAGTCATCGGCGAGGGCCTGGTCGATAACAAAGCAGCCGACAGCACTGAAAAACTGTCTTTCATAAGCGAATATGGCCTCAATTATCAATTCGGCCAGACTGACAAAAGTCAAGGATGGTGGGGCCGAGATGCTTCAGGCACAGCTCGATACACCGTGACGAATGTGGCTTTTGACATTGTCCCTGTACGCGTCACCGTGAAGAAGGAAATCACGCAATGA
- a CDS encoding isoaspartyl peptidase/L-asparaginase family protein — MSVLYRIVIHGGAGVSLGRDYGEVESHLAVVIQQCSDKLENGETALATVEFAVAALETSGLYVAGRGSAPNSSGMVECDASIMDGAQNRAGGVCAVRDLVNPISAARLVLEQTPYSLLAGEGARAFAIENGCDRVADPDTYYRLPVGVLADELLHPELTLSHGTVGAVALDREGRLASATSTGGLFGKLAGRVGDTPLIGIGTWADENVAISCTGIGEAFISAGGARDIIARMTYGKETLESAADNMLQAVAENEGDGGLIALDREGRFVMPFNSDGMKRACAGDGLKTVVAIT, encoded by the coding sequence ATGAGTGTTCTGTACCGCATTGTCATCCACGGCGGTGCCGGTGTTTCGCTAGGCCGCGATTATGGAGAAGTTGAAAGCCACCTCGCGGTCGTCATCCAGCAGTGTTCAGACAAGCTTGAAAATGGTGAAACTGCCTTGGCAACGGTCGAATTTGCGGTTGCTGCGTTAGAGACCAGCGGATTGTATGTAGCCGGGCGCGGATCAGCCCCGAACAGTTCAGGCATGGTCGAATGCGATGCCTCAATAATGGACGGTGCGCAGAACCGGGCTGGCGGTGTTTGCGCGGTACGCGATCTGGTCAATCCTATATCGGCTGCTCGCCTGGTATTGGAACAAACGCCTTACAGCCTTCTTGCAGGTGAAGGCGCGCGTGCGTTTGCCATAGAAAACGGGTGCGACCGTGTAGCAGACCCTGACACCTATTACCGTTTGCCCGTCGGCGTACTTGCCGATGAACTGCTGCACCCGGAACTCACCTTATCGCACGGCACGGTCGGCGCAGTCGCTCTTGATCGCGAAGGCCGGCTGGCATCAGCAACGTCAACCGGTGGATTATTTGGTAAGCTGGCTGGCCGCGTAGGCGATACGCCTCTGATAGGTATTGGAACCTGGGCGGACGAAAATGTCGCAATCAGTTGCACTGGCATAGGAGAAGCGTTCATCTCTGCAGGCGGCGCTCGCGATATTATCGCCCGGATGACGTATGGCAAAGAGACGCTGGAAAGCGCCGCTGACAATATGCTGCAAGCTGTCGCCGAAAATGAAGGCGACGGCGGCTTGATCGCCCTCGACCGAGAGGGGCGCTTTGTTATGCCTTTTAATTCAGACGGAATGAAACGCGCCTGTGCAGGGGATGGCCTAAAGACGGTTGTAGCAATTACTTGA
- a CDS encoding ABC transporter ATP-binding protein, with translation MTTPTLRATGLTKLRGGKKVLDNVDLTLRQGSVTAILGPSGAGKSTLLRAIAGLEDLNSGTIESDTRVLTDGAALVLPENRNIGMVFQDFSLFPHLSVIDNVLFGLRSGSVAERRDRALAMLEQVHLSARAEDYPHMLSGGEQQRIALARALAPAPDTILLDEAFSGLDGKLRAELRDTALAAIAAQGAAALMVTHDAEEAMYMADTLALMIDGRIVQTGAPAELYLNPVSASAARLLGEINEWDGPVENGKLQTPFGAIEAASSVPGRGKALVRPEGMGISLNPNGNCKAQEIHPLGANLAIRVEGPGQEVWLAKATIESPIKAGDRVEIKLNPHFCTIVCNA, from the coding sequence ATGACCACTCCCACACTTCGCGCGACCGGCCTAACGAAGCTGCGCGGCGGAAAGAAGGTTCTCGATAATGTCGATCTGACATTGCGGCAGGGCAGTGTGACGGCAATCCTCGGTCCCTCAGGTGCGGGTAAATCGACCTTGCTACGCGCGATTGCGGGATTAGAGGACCTCAATAGCGGGACCATCGAGTCAGACACGCGTGTTCTCACCGATGGCGCTGCGCTAGTGCTGCCCGAAAACCGCAATATCGGCATGGTGTTTCAGGACTTCTCGCTGTTCCCGCATCTTAGCGTGATCGATAATGTGCTATTCGGATTGCGCAGCGGATCCGTGGCAGAACGGCGCGACCGCGCGTTGGCAATGCTCGAGCAGGTCCATCTGTCGGCGCGTGCAGAAGACTACCCGCACATGTTATCAGGGGGCGAGCAGCAGCGGATCGCGTTGGCTCGCGCTTTGGCACCGGCACCTGACACGATCCTGCTGGATGAGGCGTTCTCCGGCCTTGATGGAAAGCTCCGCGCGGAACTGCGCGACACCGCGCTGGCGGCAATCGCGGCGCAAGGTGCAGCTGCACTGATGGTTACGCATGATGCAGAAGAAGCTATGTATATGGCCGATACGCTTGCGTTGATGATCGATGGCCGGATCGTGCAAACCGGCGCACCGGCTGAGCTGTATCTCAACCCCGTATCGGCCAGCGCCGCGCGGCTGTTGGGCGAGATCAATGAATGGGACGGGCCAGTCGAGAACGGCAAACTGCAAACGCCGTTCGGTGCTATTGAGGCGGCGAGCAGCGTACCGGGTCGGGGAAAGGCATTGGTCCGGCCCGAAGGGATGGGGATTTCACTTAACCCGAATGGCAACTGCAAAGCGCAAGAAATTCATCCACTCGGCGCAAACCTTGCGATCCGCGTAGAGGGCCCCGGTCAGGAAGTGTGGCTGGCGAAAGCCACTATCGAGAGCCCTATCAAGGCTGGCGATCGGGTCGAGATCAAACTCAACCCGCATTTCTGCACAATTGTATGTAATGCATGA
- a CDS encoding ABC transporter permease, with product MAITQRLSSSANWPSRGGWSFDPKVAGIAGALICALPVMALVPMAIAGGGGHFGHLFETVLGTYSLNSVLLVAAAMIGTTFLAVPTAWLTARYEFAGRRLAMVLLPLPLAMPSYVAAYAWMSMSAAGGPLNVATGGMFPSISGVTGASFVFSLCFYPYVFLLARQAFASEGSHSFEAARILGAGPLRAFWKVALPIARPAIMAGLALVAMETLADYGTVDFLGSPTFTVGIIRAWISFGDPEAAARMALILVILTLAFFGFERWIRRRRSIAQAGGRHRPNPRVILQGQRGLLALLLCLIPVTLGLFAPVAHLLQLTLETSRQASPWSAVSGTLTVAALSALLAILIGVGAAYAARSGGTLARISVRIAHAGYAVPGAVAALGVIAILGAAQSLISGISWAASVTISGGGLLALLFAYQARFAAAAIGPCESAFQRITPSMDQAARSLGASRFEVIRRIHLPLASSGMITAAALVFIEVMKELPATMILRPLDFETLAISAHHFASDERLAQAALPSLILVGLGVPVMLLIGWLSERGQP from the coding sequence ATGGCCATAACGCAACGCCTTTCCTCATCCGCTAATTGGCCCAGCCGTGGCGGATGGAGCTTTGATCCAAAGGTAGCGGGCATCGCCGGAGCACTAATTTGTGCTCTTCCGGTGATGGCGCTTGTGCCGATGGCCATAGCTGGCGGAGGCGGTCATTTCGGCCATCTGTTCGAGACAGTGCTGGGCACGTACTCGCTCAACTCCGTCTTGCTGGTTGCGGCTGCTATGATTGGCACCACATTCTTGGCGGTTCCAACGGCATGGCTGACTGCGCGATATGAGTTTGCAGGCAGGCGATTGGCGATGGTCCTGTTGCCGCTACCACTTGCGATGCCAAGCTATGTCGCGGCCTATGCGTGGATGTCGATGAGCGCTGCGGGTGGTCCGCTCAATGTAGCTACTGGCGGGATGTTCCCGTCAATCAGCGGCGTGACCGGCGCAAGCTTTGTATTCTCTCTGTGCTTCTACCCCTATGTATTCCTCCTCGCTCGGCAGGCATTTGCAAGCGAAGGAAGCCATAGTTTTGAAGCTGCGCGAATATTGGGTGCTGGTCCGTTGCGCGCGTTCTGGAAAGTGGCACTACCGATTGCGCGCCCTGCAATTATGGCGGGCTTGGCGTTGGTCGCGATGGAGACGCTGGCTGATTACGGTACGGTCGATTTCCTCGGCTCGCCGACATTCACCGTTGGCATCATCCGCGCATGGATATCGTTCGGCGATCCGGAAGCTGCCGCACGGATGGCACTGATACTGGTGATTCTTACATTGGCGTTCTTCGGGTTTGAACGCTGGATCCGGCGGAGGCGAAGCATCGCGCAAGCGGGCGGGCGACACAGACCAAACCCGCGCGTCATATTGCAAGGTCAGCGCGGCCTGCTGGCGCTTCTGCTCTGCCTTATTCCGGTAACGTTGGGGCTATTCGCACCGGTCGCGCACTTGCTGCAATTGACGCTGGAAACATCGCGCCAAGCATCGCCATGGTCAGCGGTGAGTGGCACGCTAACGGTCGCCGCGCTATCAGCACTGCTCGCCATCTTGATCGGTGTCGGCGCAGCCTATGCAGCGCGCAGTGGAGGGACGCTTGCACGCATCTCCGTGCGGATAGCCCATGCTGGCTACGCTGTGCCGGGTGCAGTGGCTGCGCTTGGCGTCATTGCGATCTTGGGTGCGGCACAAAGCCTAATTAGCGGCATATCGTGGGCGGCGTCCGTGACGATTTCTGGCGGCGGTCTGCTGGCTCTTTTGTTTGCGTATCAAGCCCGCTTTGCTGCGGCCGCGATTGGGCCCTGTGAAAGCGCTTTCCAGCGCATCACCCCCAGTATGGACCAAGCAGCGCGATCCCTTGGTGCGAGCCGGTTCGAAGTGATCCGCCGCATTCACTTGCCGCTGGCTTCAAGCGGAATGATCACCGCTGCGGCGTTGGTGTTCATTGAGGTTATGAAGGAGCTGCCCGCCACGATGATCCTGCGCCCGCTTGATTTCGAAACGCTCGCGATCAGCGCGCACCATTTCGCCTCTGACGAGCGTCTGGCGCAGGCGGCATTACCCTCGCTGATTTTGGTAGGCTTGGGTGTGCCGGTGATGTTGCTCATCGGCTGGCTTTCTGAGAGAGGCCAACCATGA
- a CDS encoding extracellular solute-binding protein, with product MKLSALLVTAPLLVGLAACSETGGDGASAEDAGTLVVFSSRHYDSDYALYEAFEKQTGVDVRTIEADGDLLVERLKTDGARSPADVIITVDAGRLWRAEQEGLFAPLSSSALDEAVPAGLRHPEGLWYGLASRARVLVHATDRAPASQLTGYETLADPAYKGRVCARASGNIYNISLLGALIDRWGEQKAQAWATGVASNFARDPLGGDTDQIKAVKAGECDVALVNHYYFARLMKEDPSAVQGLAVFWPEEGPGIHLNVSGAGVAKHAPNPELARRFIEFAMTEQPQRFFAELTSEYPVTNVTYDNSALESLDNRKIDPIALSKLGENQAKAQEIFNKAGWP from the coding sequence ATGAAGCTGAGCGCATTATTGGTCACTGCGCCATTACTGGTCGGTCTGGCCGCCTGCAGTGAAACTGGCGGAGATGGTGCTTCCGCAGAAGACGCGGGTACGCTCGTGGTATTTTCCTCGCGCCACTACGATTCCGACTACGCGCTTTACGAAGCCTTTGAAAAGCAAACCGGCGTCGATGTCAGAACGATTGAAGCCGATGGCGACCTCTTGGTAGAACGGCTGAAGACCGATGGAGCGCGCAGCCCGGCGGACGTTATCATCACCGTCGATGCCGGTCGGCTTTGGCGCGCGGAGCAAGAAGGGCTATTCGCTCCACTCAGCTCAAGCGCTTTGGATGAGGCCGTTCCCGCAGGACTACGGCATCCCGAAGGCCTTTGGTATGGTTTGGCCAGCCGCGCGCGTGTTCTGGTCCACGCGACTGACCGTGCACCAGCCAGTCAGCTCACCGGCTACGAAACGCTTGCTGATCCGGCATATAAAGGGCGGGTGTGCGCCCGTGCTTCCGGCAATATATATAATATCTCGCTTCTTGGCGCGCTGATCGACCGCTGGGGCGAGCAGAAGGCGCAGGCTTGGGCGACCGGTGTCGCAAGCAACTTCGCGCGTGACCCATTGGGCGGTGATACTGACCAGATCAAAGCGGTGAAGGCGGGTGAGTGCGATGTGGCCTTGGTCAATCATTACTACTTTGCACGCCTGATGAAGGAAGACCCGAGCGCGGTCCAAGGATTGGCTGTGTTCTGGCCAGAGGAGGGCCCAGGCATACACCTGAACGTATCTGGTGCAGGTGTGGCCAAGCATGCTCCCAATCCGGAACTGGCGCGGCGCTTCATAGAGTTTGCGATGACTGAGCAACCGCAGCGGTTCTTTGCCGAACTGACTAGCGAATATCCGGTCACCAACGTGACCTATGATAATTCGGCGCTTGAAAGCTTGGATAATCGTAAAATCGATCCTATTGCGCTGAGCAAACTCGGTGAGAACCAAGCCAAAGCACAGGAAATATTTAACAAAGCCGGATGGCCATAA
- a CDS encoding acyl-CoA dehydrogenase family protein yields the protein MTDETAPIASLDASLRLVDQLDHIFSDLGKALAAACASDGRLDEERFDAQQVLSYEFALAAAELQSARDFLKQVSVGAQAENAALAQVFAGKTLPGTVGRMEAIAAELGHSEKINGIRQSPDYLATLESASPAKLAVAGARVCAGGDAFKAIATNDDVDMAREMFVRFARDAVAPLAEEIHRRDLDIPDSLLRQMADMGVFGLSIPEKFGGSAPDSGENTQTMIAVTEALSEASLGAGGSLITRPEILARAILAGGTEDQKADWLPRIASGETLAAISITEPDHGSDAASLKLKASKVEGGWVLNGAKTWCTFAGKADVLMVVARTGSEPGFKGLSILLVEKPRYDGHEFDLEQGGGGRVRGRAIATIGYRGMHSFEMSYEDFFVPDSHVLGEEAGLGRGFYFTMNGMTGGRIQTAARASGVMMAALSESIRYANDRVIFGKPLSQHQLTQSKIATMAARFMASRALAYNVAKRMDAGGGQMEASLAKLFACRSAEYVTREAVQIHGGMGYAEEYAVSRYFVDARVLSIFEGAEETLALRVIARGILGDHLKAAAG from the coding sequence ATGACCGATGAAACTGCGCCGATCGCTTCCTTAGATGCCAGCCTGCGACTGGTTGACCAGCTAGATCACATTTTTTCTGATTTGGGCAAGGCGCTCGCCGCAGCTTGCGCAAGCGATGGCAGGCTCGATGAGGAGCGCTTCGACGCACAGCAAGTCCTGTCCTACGAATTCGCGCTGGCTGCCGCCGAACTGCAATCTGCGCGCGACTTTCTGAAACAAGTGTCGGTCGGAGCACAGGCCGAGAATGCGGCTCTGGCGCAAGTCTTTGCAGGGAAAACGCTTCCGGGCACTGTGGGCCGCATGGAAGCCATTGCTGCTGAATTGGGTCACAGCGAGAAAATCAACGGCATCCGTCAATCACCTGACTATCTCGCAACTCTTGAAAGCGCCTCACCAGCCAAGCTTGCCGTAGCGGGCGCGCGCGTCTGTGCGGGCGGCGACGCGTTCAAAGCAATTGCGACGAATGATGATGTCGACATGGCCCGCGAAATGTTCGTGCGGTTTGCAAGAGACGCCGTCGCGCCTTTGGCAGAGGAGATTCATCGCCGCGATCTCGATATTCCTGACAGCTTGCTTCGGCAGATGGCGGATATGGGTGTGTTCGGACTCTCCATTCCGGAAAAATTCGGCGGCTCTGCACCCGATAGCGGTGAGAATACGCAAACGATGATCGCGGTAACGGAGGCGCTCTCTGAAGCCTCTCTTGGTGCCGGAGGTAGTCTTATTACTCGGCCTGAAATTCTAGCTCGTGCGATATTGGCAGGCGGCACCGAGGATCAGAAAGCAGATTGGTTACCACGCATTGCATCGGGCGAGACACTCGCGGCAATCTCGATCACCGAACCCGATCATGGCTCTGATGCGGCCAGCCTCAAGCTCAAGGCGAGCAAAGTCGAGGGCGGCTGGGTGCTCAATGGTGCGAAGACATGGTGTACCTTCGCGGGCAAAGCCGATGTGCTGATGGTTGTCGCACGCACGGGCAGCGAGCCGGGCTTCAAAGGGCTTAGCATTTTGCTCGTGGAGAAGCCGCGCTATGACGGACACGAGTTCGACCTGGAGCAAGGCGGCGGCGGGCGCGTGCGGGGCAGGGCAATCGCGACGATCGGCTATCGCGGAATGCATAGTTTCGAGATGTCCTATGAGGATTTCTTCGTACCGGATTCGCATGTGCTTGGCGAAGAGGCAGGCCTTGGTCGTGGTTTTTACTTTACCATGAACGGCATGACTGGCGGTCGTATCCAGACGGCTGCCCGGGCAAGCGGTGTGATGATGGCGGCGTTATCGGAGTCGATCCGATACGCCAACGACCGTGTGATTTTCGGTAAGCCTCTCAGCCAGCATCAACTGACTCAAAGCAAGATTGCGACGATGGCGGCACGGTTCATGGCCAGCCGTGCGCTTGCCTATAACGTCGCCAAGCGAATGGATGCTGGCGGCGGACAGATGGAGGCGAGTTTGGCCAAGCTGTTTGCTTGTCGCTCTGCCGAATATGTCACACGCGAAGCGGTGCAAATCCATGGAGGCATGGGCTATGCTGAGGAATATGCGGTATCGCGTTATTTCGTAGATGCGCGTGTTCTATCCATATTCGAAGGCGCAGAAGAGACACTGGCTTTGCGAGTCATTGCGCGGGGTATTCTCGGCGATCATCTGAAGGCTGCTGCTGGATAG
- a CDS encoding DUF1295 domain-containing protein, with the protein MASGKRSFISLIIVGIATIIGLAFAWYAGTGGVTSGGYSVMFICALIAFGVNWAVFVPSAIFQTEKYYDLVGSVTYLSVIATACLLSGSLDTRAIVAASMVAIWCIRLGTFLFKRINDSGHDSRFDQIKVNPPRFLVAWTLQALWVIFTAAAALAIITASTRVPLDLFFWIGAAVWLAGFAVEVIADRQKSAFRKDSENDGKFIQSGLWAWSQHPNYFGEIVLWAGIAIMAIPVLSGSGFLVLISPFFVTLLLTKISGIPMLDKAAKKKWGDDPEYQEYRKNTPKLIMLPPGK; encoded by the coding sequence ATGGCCAGCGGCAAACGTTCTTTCATCAGTTTGATCATAGTGGGCATCGCCACAATCATTGGTTTGGCCTTTGCGTGGTACGCGGGCACAGGCGGCGTGACGTCCGGCGGCTATTCAGTGATGTTCATCTGCGCTTTGATTGCGTTTGGCGTAAACTGGGCAGTGTTTGTCCCGTCCGCCATTTTCCAAACTGAGAAATACTATGATCTGGTAGGCTCGGTGACTTATCTCTCCGTCATCGCCACAGCCTGCCTACTTTCGGGATCGCTCGATACGCGCGCAATTGTTGCGGCTTCGATGGTGGCGATCTGGTGCATTCGCCTGGGCACATTCCTGTTTAAGCGGATCAACGATAGCGGGCACGATTCGCGCTTCGATCAGATCAAAGTGAACCCGCCACGATTCCTCGTTGCTTGGACGCTGCAAGCATTGTGGGTGATTTTCACCGCGGCCGCTGCGCTCGCGATTATCACCGCGTCGACCCGAGTTCCGCTCGACCTGTTTTTCTGGATTGGCGCAGCGGTATGGCTGGCCGGTTTTGCGGTAGAAGTGATTGCCGACCGTCAAAAAAGCGCATTCCGCAAGGATTCTGAAAATGATGGAAAGTTCATCCAGTCGGGCCTGTGGGCATGGTCCCAGCACCCCAACTATTTCGGCGAAATCGTGCTGTGGGCCGGTATAGCGATTATGGCGATACCAGTGCTCTCCGGCAGCGGGTTTCTGGTGCTCATCTCACCGTTCTTCGTTACGCTGCTTCTGACCAAAATTAGCGGTATTCCCATGCTGGATAAGGCAGCCAAGAAAAAGTGGGGCGATGATCCAGAATATCAGGAATATCGTAAAAATACACCCAAGCTGATTATGCTGCCGCCTGGCAAATAA
- a CDS encoding enoyl-CoA hydratase/isomerase family protein, with the protein MTDHIRIATQDRVTTLTFARPEKKNAITQTMYAAMAAAITEYGESGGARAFVITGEGDYFTSGNDLQDFAMGSADDGPPPVADFLAAISTCPKPIIAAVNGPAIGVGLTMLLHCDLVYAAEGATMSAPFVKLGLVPEASSSMLLPAAVGMAVANDVFMTGRALTAMEALDFGLVARVFAADALADEVAQIALHVANSAPTAMKLSKSLIRNQREAVAEHMMAESKLFAQQLASPDFAESVAAMMQKRPAVYK; encoded by the coding sequence ATGACCGACCATATTCGTATCGCGACGCAAGACCGCGTAACCACCCTGACATTCGCTCGTCCGGAGAAAAAGAACGCGATTACGCAGACGATGTATGCCGCGATGGCAGCAGCGATCACCGAATATGGTGAAAGCGGTGGTGCCCGCGCATTCGTAATCACTGGCGAAGGAGATTACTTCACATCAGGCAACGATCTGCAAGATTTCGCGATGGGTTCCGCTGATGATGGACCGCCCCCGGTGGCAGATTTTCTCGCCGCAATTTCGACCTGCCCTAAACCGATCATTGCGGCCGTAAACGGGCCGGCAATTGGAGTGGGTCTGACCATGCTGTTGCATTGCGATCTGGTTTACGCCGCTGAAGGCGCAACGATGAGTGCGCCCTTCGTGAAGCTGGGTCTAGTGCCCGAGGCGTCTTCTTCGATGTTGCTTCCGGCTGCTGTCGGTATGGCAGTGGCCAACGACGTTTTTATGACCGGTCGTGCCCTAACTGCGATGGAAGCGCTCGATTTTGGTTTGGTTGCACGGGTTTTCGCGGCCGACGCTTTGGCGGATGAAGTCGCACAGATCGCGCTGCATGTTGCGAACTCTGCACCAACCGCGATGAAGCTCAGCAAGTCGCTGATCCGCAATCAGCGCGAAGCTGTGGCCGAGCATATGATGGCTGAGAGCAAGCTCTTCGCACAGCAACTCGCCTCACCCGACTTCGCAGAGAGCGTTGCCGCGATGATGCAGAAACGTCCGGCGGTCTATAAATAA
- a CDS encoding HvfC/BufC N-terminal domain-containing protein: MTASTNQLEAMQNWMQHALIAPASTDPAATDQFVNQPEIGSAAERLGIYQRSYYDRLLTCMREQYPALCHALGPDLFNDFTLDYLRVKPPDSYTLYDLGRRFADHLAACRPDRDAEDRDKENWIDFMIDLAQFERQIFVMFDAPGHEGKPFASTETPDDRLKLQRCFAICDYGFPVARYYHDVKAEGDPAFPPAEIGHYALVRKDFLTRTLVLTEPQYRFLELMLAGESAPDALCQSASDYALDLDAAQASWDGLKQSWLNLGFFVDKNA; the protein is encoded by the coding sequence ATGACTGCCTCAACGAATCAGCTCGAAGCGATGCAAAATTGGATGCAACATGCGTTGATTGCGCCTGCATCCACCGATCCAGCGGCAACCGATCAGTTCGTAAATCAGCCTGAAATTGGCAGCGCTGCGGAGCGGCTCGGGATTTACCAGCGCAGCTATTACGACCGCCTATTGACCTGCATGCGCGAGCAGTACCCGGCATTGTGCCATGCGCTCGGCCCTGACTTGTTCAACGATTTCACGCTGGATTACCTTCGGGTAAAACCGCCCGATAGCTACACGCTCTATGACCTAGGGAGACGTTTTGCCGACCATCTGGCCGCATGCCGTCCGGACCGCGATGCTGAGGATAGAGATAAGGAAAACTGGATTGATTTCATGATCGATCTGGCGCAATTTGAACGCCAGATATTCGTCATGTTTGATGCGCCGGGGCATGAAGGCAAGCCGTTTGCAAGTACCGAAACGCCGGATGACCGATTGAAGCTTCAGCGTTGTTTTGCAATCTGTGATTACGGTTTCCCCGTCGCGCGCTATTATCACGACGTAAAGGCAGAGGGTGATCCGGCATTTCCACCGGCTGAGATTGGTCATTACGCTTTGGTGCGAAAAGACTTCCTAACGCGGACATTGGTTCTAACCGAGCCGCAATATCGTTTTCTCGAGCTGATGCTCGCTGGGGAGAGCGCACCCGACGCGCTATGCCAAAGCGCCAGCGACTATGCACTAGATTTGGACGCCGCTCAGGCCAGTTGGGACGGCCTCAAGCAGAGCTGGCTCAACCTTGGCTTCTTTGTCGATAAAAACGCCTAG